A window from Azospirillum baldaniorum encodes these proteins:
- a CDS encoding ShlB/FhaC/HecB family hemolysin secretion/activation protein — protein sequence MPPQITPPLPERGTRERPDLPGFEPSGPDILPPPVLDRPERAPPLSQAPRVFVKGYRFEGNTAIPTAELAAAAAPFAGREVEADELQELQRRLTELHIERGFITSGAVLPDQDVTDGIVTVRIVEGVLSGIDVTGTGRLDPRYVERRLARGVTTPLDVNALRERVLLLLQDPLIERINAELGPGERLGESRLGVAVTRARPYALWLNVDNASSPTTGELRGNAFGIVRNLTGWGDALEIDLEQTRGSHDYWAAFELPVTSAGTTLRLRAEDARARIVEAPLDELDIESRVRTYEAGVSHPVILTARDRLDVGLTLSRNRTETFLLGRPFTFSEGVDDGRATLTVLRLSQNWLRRRPEEVIALRSVFSLGIDALGATVHHEPGAPDGQFLAWLGQFQWARRLDERGNQIVLRADAQLSNDTLLPNERIAIGGFDTVRGYRENTLVRDQGLVLSLEGRFPLFQVPLPPLSRDAEDGRVSLVPFLDYGRGWNHGEPTPAPRAIAGVGLGLRWDVSPDVSLQLTYARPLRDVPDADGDSLQDHGVQFRVTARVF from the coding sequence ATGCCGCCCCAAATCACGCCCCCGCTGCCGGAGCGGGGCACGCGCGAACGCCCGGACCTTCCCGGGTTCGAACCCTCCGGACCGGACATCCTGCCGCCCCCCGTCCTCGACCGGCCGGAACGGGCGCCGCCGCTCTCGCAGGCGCCACGCGTCTTCGTGAAGGGCTACCGCTTCGAAGGCAACACGGCGATCCCCACGGCCGAGCTGGCCGCCGCCGCCGCCCCCTTCGCCGGACGGGAGGTCGAAGCCGACGAGTTGCAGGAGCTCCAGCGGCGCCTGACCGAACTGCACATCGAGCGGGGCTTCATCACCTCCGGCGCCGTGCTGCCGGACCAGGACGTCACCGACGGGATCGTCACCGTCCGCATCGTGGAAGGCGTGCTTTCCGGCATCGACGTGACCGGGACCGGCAGGCTCGACCCCCGCTACGTCGAACGCCGGCTGGCGCGCGGAGTCACCACGCCGCTGGACGTCAACGCTTTGCGGGAGCGTGTGCTGCTGCTGCTCCAGGACCCGCTGATCGAGCGCATCAACGCCGAACTCGGGCCGGGCGAACGGCTGGGGGAAAGCCGCCTGGGCGTGGCGGTGACGCGGGCGCGGCCCTACGCGCTGTGGCTGAACGTCGACAACGCCTCGTCCCCGACCACGGGGGAACTGCGGGGCAACGCCTTCGGCATCGTCCGCAACCTGACGGGCTGGGGCGACGCGTTGGAGATCGACCTGGAGCAGACGCGCGGCTCCCACGACTATTGGGCGGCCTTCGAGCTTCCGGTGACCTCCGCCGGCACGACGCTGCGCTTGCGGGCGGAGGACGCCCGCGCCCGCATCGTGGAAGCCCCGCTGGACGAGCTGGATATCGAGAGCCGCGTGCGCACCTACGAGGCCGGCGTCTCCCACCCGGTGATCCTGACCGCGCGGGACCGCCTGGACGTCGGCCTGACCCTGTCGCGCAACCGGACGGAGACCTTCCTGCTGGGACGGCCCTTCACCTTTTCCGAAGGGGTGGACGACGGCCGGGCGACCCTGACGGTGCTGCGCCTGTCGCAGAATTGGCTGCGCCGCCGGCCGGAGGAGGTGATCGCTCTGCGCTCCGTCTTCAGCCTGGGCATCGACGCGCTGGGGGCCACCGTCCATCATGAGCCGGGTGCGCCCGACGGTCAGTTCCTCGCCTGGCTCGGCCAGTTCCAATGGGCGAGGCGCCTGGACGAGCGGGGCAACCAGATCGTGCTGCGGGCCGACGCGCAACTCTCGAACGACACCTTGCTGCCCAACGAGCGCATCGCCATCGGCGGCTTCGACACGGTGCGCGGCTACCGCGAGAACACGCTGGTCCGCGACCAGGGGCTCGTCCTGTCGCTGGAGGGGCGGTTTCCGCTGTTCCAGGTCCCGCTACCCCCGCTGTCGCGCGATGCCGAGGACGGGCGCGTGTCGCTCGTCCCCTTCCTGGATTACGGCCGGGGCTGGAACCACGGGGAACCGACGCCGGCCCCGCGCGCCATCGCCGGCGTCGGTCTCGGCCTGCGCTGGGACGTCTCCCCCGACGTCAGCCTGCAACTGACCTACGCCCGGCCCCTGCGCGACGTGCCGGATGCGGACGGCGACTCCCTCCAGGACCACGGCGTGCAGTTCCGCGTCACCGCAAGGGTTTTCTGA
- a CDS encoding DUF928 domain-containing protein has protein sequence MTRHPILAATLAATTILSAGLPVAAQAASSERGGAQEAAVPGGGIVYVPPSRGAPQGRIGGSTRGPVGGLPSLEVLAPDHAGLTASPQPTLLWYLGAPAKGPIEIVVDTVEMSGRPPLLDVTLQRPSPGINAVDLAQHKVRLEPGRLYRWSVAMQVDPAQRSGDVLASGMIVYQTGASPAVDRKAPAATAASRLAAQGYWYDALAVLSRAIAGQPGDAGLRDLRASLLEQVGLREPAAYDRAGRRE, from the coding sequence ATGACGCGCCATCCGATCCTGGCGGCGACGCTCGCCGCGACCACGATTCTGTCCGCCGGCCTGCCGGTTGCCGCCCAGGCGGCCTCCTCCGAACGCGGCGGCGCGCAGGAGGCCGCCGTGCCCGGCGGCGGCATCGTCTATGTCCCGCCGTCGCGCGGCGCGCCACAGGGGCGCATCGGCGGCAGCACGCGCGGGCCGGTTGGCGGGTTGCCCAGCCTGGAGGTGCTCGCCCCCGACCATGCCGGCCTGACGGCCTCGCCGCAGCCGACCCTGCTCTGGTACCTGGGGGCACCGGCGAAGGGGCCGATCGAGATCGTCGTCGATACGGTGGAGATGTCGGGACGCCCGCCCCTGCTGGACGTGACGCTGCAGCGCCCATCACCCGGCATCAACGCCGTCGATCTGGCGCAGCACAAGGTCCGGCTGGAGCCGGGGCGGCTCTACCGCTGGTCGGTCGCGATGCAGGTGGATCCGGCGCAACGGTCGGGCGACGTGCTGGCGTCGGGAATGATCGTCTACCAGACCGGAGCGAGCCCGGCGGTGGACCGCAAGGCCCCGGCGGCAACGGCGGCGAGCCGGTTGGCCGCCCAGGGATACTGGTACGACGCGCTGGCGGTCCTGTCCCGCGCCATCGCCGGCCAGCCCGGCGACGCCGGCCTGCGGGACCTGCGCGCCTCCCTGCTGGAACAGGTGGGATTGCGCGAGCCGGCGGCGTACGACCGCGCGGGCAGGAGGGAGTGA